The genomic window CTATATGAGTGCGTGGATTGAAATTTTTATTCGGGCGTGAAAACGCTCTTGCTCAATCGTCGCACTCTATATGAGTGCGTGGATTGAAATTATCTCAAATCGATATAATTTAAAATTATCTCTAGTCGCACTCTATATGAGTGCGTGGATTGAAATTGTCTAATGGATGAGGTCGCTCCGTATTTAAACGTCGCACTCTATATGAGTGCGTGGATTGAAATCTTCGATGGATTAATTCCACAGTAAAAAAATAAGTCGCACTCTATATGAGTGCGTGGATTGAAATGTTTCCTGCGCCATTTTGTGCGACTGCTGCGTTTGTCGCACTCTATATGAGTGCGTGGATTGAAATCTGTGGGATGAATCCGAGCTGCAAGAAATAGTCCGTCGCACTCTATATGTGTGCGTGGATTGAAATCCCGTCTACTTGAAAAAGGTATCACTGAAACCAAGTCGCACTCTATATGAGTGCGTGGATTGAAATATCTTTCTCCCATTCTACAAAACTACCTTCCGCAGTCGCACTCTATATGAGTGCGTGGATTGAAATATCTACAAAAGCTAGTGAAGTATTGGGGAATGGGATGTCGCACTCTATATGAGTGCGTGGATTGAAATTCAACATTTTATTTTCACAACGCCAGAAATCACTAGCGTTGCACAAAAAACATAAGAAAAAGTCAAGAGTATAAAATTGGGATTATTTTAAATAATATCCCAAAAAATGTATGGTTTGAATATTCTGATTTTATATTTCTGAGTATTTAAGAAAAAAAGGATAAGGGGACCTATTTGAAGGTAGTCCTTATCCAGATTTTTACAAATAAATAGGGTCATATGTTAAATCATCTAAATGCTGTACATCTCCTTTTTCAAACTGTGCTAGGGTTTCAATGAAAATTTGTTCATGGTTAAGTGGCCTTCGTCCATATGATGATCGATCAGGTGTTTTAAATAGTTCTTTTATAAATTCGAAGAAGCTTTTTGACCAATATTCTTCTATAAATTCAAACATCTCAAGGAGCGTTCCCTGATAACTTACTTTTTTCTTCATCAATAAAGTTAAACAAAAAGTAATCATGGCTATGTAAATTTGGTTGAAAACAGCATTCGCGCTCTTTCCATAACATCTTTTAATGATTAAATGCTGCTTCATCCACTTGAAGAAAAGTTCAATTTGCCAGCGATTACGGTAAAGTTCACTAATTTCTTGTGCACTCATTTTTGCATCATTGATGATGATAGATAGGGTATTTCCTTGACTATCTTTCGTTTCTATCAGTCTAACGGGATATTTCATCCTTCCCAGTTTTACTATTGCTTCCCGAGAAATGTTTGACGACGGGTCAACGGGAAGTTCTTCAATGACATGGATGACAGTGTTTTCCTTGATACGAGTACAAAATCGAATATTATGACGGCAGTACTCATCGAACTTTTTAAAATCAAAGTAACCCCGGTCAAACACATGGAGCGCATCCTTATCGATTATCATTAAACCATCTAACTGTGTGACATCTGCTGGTCTAGCAGGAGTAATCATGATTTTGTCTGGGAAAGTTTCCCCTTCATGAAATACTACTCGAGTATGGATTTTAACTCCAGCTTTTGTATTTCGAAAATCAGCCCATCGATACTGGCTAAGGCATAAGGAGATGGTTGTTGAATCAATAAGATGGATTTTTCCTAGTAAATCATCGCCCTTTTCTTTTCCGAATTCCCGATAGATTTGTTCAACCAAGTGATGCAAAATAACTTCAAAAATCTCCGGGGGTAGATCGGAGAGTTTGCGAGAAAGTTGAGATTTACTAATACTTTTTAAGCCAAGTTCTTTCTGTAATTTCTTTTTGTTTTTCACCTTGAAACTGATTTTTTTTAGGCTATCAAGCTGCTTCAATTGGGCATATATAAAAAGTTTCGTAAATGTTAGGCTATCCAGCTTTTTCACATATTTATCAAGCTTCATCTGATCAATCATTTTTAAAAAAACTTTTTCATCCATTGGTTGGATGTATTCCTTAAATACTGTTTTTATGGTATTCTTGTCCATAGAGGTCTCCTTATAATTGGGATTTGGACAGGACTACCTACCTTCCACCTAATTATAAGGTTTTTTTATGCACTTTTGAACAAAAAATACCATTAATTACAAATTATTCAATAAAAATTTTATGGGAAAAGCCTTGACAAATTAAATTTTATTTAATGCAACGCTAGTGGCCAGAAATGAAGTCGCACTCTATATGAGTGCGTGGATTGAAATTTGTGGTTTCCCTTGCTGATAGCCTTCTACATCAAAGTCGCACTCTATATGAGTGCGTGGATTGAAATCGTATGAATGGTTCGTGATGAATTGCGACTTAGGTCGCACTCTATATGAGTGCGTGGATTGAAATACCACTAACAAAAGTACCATTATCCCTGTAACCCGTCGCACTCTATATGAGTGCGTGGATTGAAATTCTTTATCTAATCGTTTTGACAATGTTTCTTGCGTCGCACTCTATATGAGTGCGTGGATTGAAATCGAATTGCTGACCAATTTTACAAATTAGCCATAAGTCGCACTCTATATGTATAATGGACCCATAAAACTAGACACGAAATGAGGAGATGTTAAAGTAGGTTTATGAAAAGAAAACGATATACACCAGAGTTTAAATCCCAGATCGTGTGAATCGGCTACACTTAACTGGACAAAAAAATTAAGGTCAAGAAGACTAACCACCAAATCTGGGTATACTGCTAATCAAGCATAAGAGATCCCATACCAGCAACTTTACTAGGAGAGGCGGGTATGCTAGCCTGTTTGGCAAGCCAGATGTTTTCATCATCTGGTTTCCTGGCTGGGAAAGCATGCCCGTAGAGGCTCCTTGTCAAGTTGCGGTGTTTACCCTCTAAATCTGGAAGTCTACTTCATCTCATTCAGTTAATGGAGGTACGCCGATATGACGAGAGCTAGAAGAACATTTACTCCCGAATTTAAAGCTCAAATGGTCAAACTATATGAAAGTGGTAAGCCTAGAAAAGACATTATAAGTGAATACAATTTAACGCCTTCGGCATTAGACAAATGGGTGAAACAGAGCCAAACATCTGGTTCATTTAAAGAGAAGGACAACCGAACACCTGAAAAAGAAGAACTGATCAAGCTTCGTAAAGAAAATCAGCGTTTACTGATGGAGAATGATATTTTAAAGCAAGCTGCGCTGATATTAGGACGAAAGTAAATGTGATTAAAAATAATCGTCACAAATACTCGATATCAGCAATGTGCGACGTCCTACAACTCCCAAGAAGTACCTATTATTATGAAGCAAAAGAGCAATCTAAATCAGATGATGAACTTACTGTTACCATAATCGATATTTTTCATAAAAGCCGCCAGAACTATGGCACTCGTAAGATAAAACATGAGTTGAAAAAGCTCGATAAAATTGTATCTAGAAGACGTATTGGCCGAATCATGAAAGAAAATGGGCTAGTATCAAAATATACAGTTGCCCAGTTTAAGCCACATGTGGATAAATGTAATGAATCTAAAGTTGAAAATGTGTTGAATCGAGAATTTGATCAACAAAAGGAATTAACGGTTTTAGTCAGTGATTTAACATACGTAAGGGTCCAAAATAATTGGCATTACATATGTTTATTTGTTGATCTTTACAATCGAGAAATTGTTGGACATAGTGCCGATCCTAATAAAGATGCTGGACTAGTCTACAAAGCACTATCAACGATTAAAACTGATTTAAGACAAATTCAATTATTTCACACAGACCG from Bacillus methanolicus includes these protein-coding regions:
- a CDS encoding IS4 family transposase; this translates as MDKNTIKTVFKEYIQPMDEKVFLKMIDQMKLDKYVKKLDSLTFTKLFIYAQLKQLDSLKKISFKVKNKKKLQKELGLKSISKSQLSRKLSDLPPEIFEVILHHLVEQIYREFGKEKGDDLLGKIHLIDSTTISLCLSQYRWADFRNTKAGVKIHTRVVFHEGETFPDKIMITPARPADVTQLDGLMIIDKDALHVFDRGYFDFKKFDEYCRHNIRFCTRIKENTVIHVIEELPVDPSSNISREAIVKLGRMKYPVRLIETKDSQGNTLSIIINDAKMSAQEISELYRNRWQIELFFKWMKQHLIIKRCYGKSANAVFNQIYIAMITFCLTLLMKKKVSYQGTLLEMFEFIEEYWSKSFFEFIKELFKTPDRSSYGRRPLNHEQIFIETLAQFEKGDVQHLDDLTYDPIYL
- a CDS encoding IS3 family transposase (programmed frameshift) → MTRARRTFTPEFKAQMVKLYESGKPRKDIISEYNLTPSALDKWVKQSQTSGSFKEKDNRTPEKEELIKLRKENQRLLMENDIFKASCADIRTKVNVIKNNRHKYSISAMCDVLQLPRSTYYYEAKEQSKSDDELTVTIIDIFHKSRQNYGTRKIKHELKKLDKIVSRRRIGRIMKENGLVSKYTVAQFKPHVDKCNESKVENVLNREFDQQKELTVLVSDLTYVRVQNNWHYICLFVDLYNREIVGHSADPNKDAGLVYKALSTIKTDLRQIQLFHTDRGNEFKNKTIDEALETFEINRSLSMKGCPYDNAVAEATFKIIKTEFVKGKYFESLEQLKLELDDYVHWFNHIRIHGSLGYLSPIEYKIEHLKKIV